The stretch of DNA GCTCCACTTCCAGCACCTCTATGCCCTGCGCGGCCAGATACTCCCGCGTGACCACGATATTGCTGCCTTCCCGCGCTTTGCGGCCCAGCGTCAGTACGGGCGGATGCTCCAGCACCAGCAGGGCAGGACGCCCGCCCGCCGCTACCCGGGCATGGTGCTGTTTTTGCAAGTCCCACGCTTCCCGGTACGGCACCACGCCCAGGTCAAGCACGTCAAATGCGCCCGCTCCAGCAGCTTCAAATTCACCCGGTAAGGCTTTCACATCCGGAATTGTACGCCTCTGCCGCCACTCTCCAAGGTGTGAAGAGGATGCATTTGGCGCCCTATTGACCAGTTCAGTTGGTGAAACAGAGCGTGTGTGGTGGTAGGCACGAGGAAAAGTTGCGTGGCGGGGTGTCCGGTGGGGATGGACGGGGGCTTGGTCTAAGGTGAGGGGCCGGGAGCGGGTGCTAGGGGCAACGGCTCAAGTTTGAATCCCTTCTTAGTCCCTTAGACCCTAATCCCTTAGACGACATCCCAAACGCAACCGCTACTGCCCTCGGCCACTCACTCCCCGCGCCACCTGATCTTCGGTGCGGTCTTGCTCCAAGGCAATGCCGAACGCGCTGATTTTTCCGGCCTTGTCGAAGCCGATGGTCAGGGCCCACACCAACTTGGGAGCCTTCTGAAACGCGGCGCTGCGCATGTAATAGGTCACGCCTGCCCGCGTAAACGTGCGTTCGCGCACCAGCTCCTGCTCTGCGCCGAAATCGCGCACGCCCGTCTCCCTGAATTGCCGGAAGCCTGCCAGCGTGCCCCATTGCCCGCGCACACCTTCGGTAAAGGCGTTCCAGAGGTTATCCAACTTCACCGCGTAAAACTCTTTCATCAGCGTGCGTCCGCGTGTCAGAGCGGCTTTTTCGGCAGCAGTGGACGTGGCGGAAGCGGGAAGTGCGGGCGGCGTTTTTTGGGCCTTGGCGGGCGTGGTGGCCGTCAAGACCAACAGGAATGCTCCAGCAGCCAGCGGGCGTATGGGATTCATGGCCCAGCGTAAGGGCTAGCGGGCAGCGGTCATGTCAGCAGGATGACGATTTGGGAGCAGTCAGTGTTCATTCCCAAAGGCAGTTCAGGCCCAGCAGCTGCTCTATCACCACAGCCACCCCGTCCTGATCGTTGCTGAGCGTGACTTCTGAAGCAGCGGCCAACGCTTCGGGTTCGGCATTGGCCACAGCCACGCCCCGGCCTGCCCAGGCCAGCAGTTCGGCGTCGTTGGGGGCGTCTCCGAAGGCCAACACTTCAGCCGCCTCAATCCCCAGAAGGCGGCACAACTGCGCCAGCCCCCACGCTTTGCTGACCCCTTCGGCCAATACCTCCAAAAAGGGTGCGCCCGAGTGGGTTACGGCGAATCCCGGCAAGTTCAGCGCCTGCACCTCGGCCAACAGTTGACGCGGCGTGAGGCGGGCGTGACGCACGATCAGCTTGAGGCTGGGGGCGTCCAGCACGGCCTCCAGGCCATATCTACCCATCTCGGCAGGATCGCGCTTGTGATCCTCGAAGCTTGCCAGAGCCGCGTATCCGTGCTGCGCCACAAACCGTTCGCCGCCGTCGCGCACGCTGGCAAAGCGCACGTCCGGCACGCGTTCAGACAACAGGTTTGCGAGCCGAGTCTGGGCCTCTATCTCCACATGGGCCGCAAACAGAGTCTCACCCGTACTCAGATGAATGCCGTGTGCGCCGTTGCCACACAGCGCCCAGCCGCTAAATCCAGCCATTTCTGCAATTCGCCGCACTCCACGCGGTTGCCGGGCCGTGACGGGCACGATCTGGATGCCTGCTGCCCGCGCCGCGTTCAGGGCCGCCCGTGTGCGGGGGCTGACTGTCTGATCCGAGCGAAGCAAAGTGCCGTCCAGATCGGTGGCAATCAGCCGAACGGGGCGCGGCGCACGGTTTACACGATCATTCACGCTGTTCCAGAATCACCACTGCCGCCGCGTGTTCCCGCGTGTGGGTCAGGCTCAGATGCGCCACCCAGCCGCGTTCCTGCATCTCGGCGGCGATGTGCGGCGCAAAGCCCAGGATAGGCGGCGCGAACGGAAAAGGCCCGTCTGGGGTGCGCTCGCGTTCTACCCACACGTCGCGCCAACCGTGGGGCCGGGGCCAGACTTTCTGAAAAGCTTCCTTGGCCGCAAACCGGGCCGCAAAACTGGGCACCGGGTCGGCCAATCCCGCGCAGTACGCCAATTCGGAGGGATGAAACAGCCGCTCGGCTCGCGCTCCTTCCCGCGCCAGTACGCCCCGGATGCGTTCCACTTCGATCAGGTCGTTTCCTATGGCGAGGATCATTGGGGAAGATTGTAGGGCGCTGCGGGCGGGGTGATCTTGAATCGTAGAGATTGGCGATGAATCTTTCCGGCCTGTTGCCGAACTGGAACTCCAAAAACGTTAAAGCTCTCTCCTGCTGCGCTGTTC from Deinococcus sp. QL22 encodes:
- a CDS encoding Cof-type HAD-IIB family hydrolase, translating into MNDRVNRAPRPVRLIATDLDGTLLRSDQTVSPRTRAALNAARAAGIQIVPVTARQPRGVRRIAEMAGFSGWALCGNGAHGIHLSTGETLFAAHVEIEAQTRLANLLSERVPDVRFASVRDGGERFVAQHGYAALASFEDHKRDPAEMGRYGLEAVLDAPSLKLIVRHARLTPRQLLAEVQALNLPGFAVTHSGAPFLEVLAEGVSKAWGLAQLCRLLGIEAAEVLAFGDAPNDAELLAWAGRGVAVANAEPEALAAASEVTLSNDQDGVAVVIEQLLGLNCLWE
- a CDS encoding 4'-phosphopantetheinyl transferase superfamily protein, which produces MILAIGNDLIEVERIRGVLAREGARAERLFHPSELAYCAGLADPVPSFAARFAAKEAFQKVWPRPHGWRDVWVERERTPDGPFPFAPPILGFAPHIAAEMQERGWVAHLSLTHTREHAAAVVILEQRE